One window from the genome of Paracoccus zhejiangensis encodes:
- the hisI gene encoding phosphoribosyl-AMP cyclohydrolase, with amino-acid sequence MFDAESLTYDANGLIPAIAQSPEGEVLMLAWMNAEAVRRTLATGKVTYWSRSRQDYWVKGETSGHHQRLIEMRVDCDRDTLLVIVDQAGPACHTNRRSCFYRAVRDGGEVEIMSPMAGA; translated from the coding sequence ATGTTCGACGCCGAAAGCCTGACCTATGACGCCAACGGGCTGATTCCCGCCATCGCGCAATCGCCCGAGGGCGAGGTGCTGATGCTGGCCTGGATGAATGCCGAGGCCGTGCGGCGTACGCTCGCGACCGGCAAGGTGACCTACTGGTCGCGCTCGAGGCAGGATTACTGGGTCAAGGGCGAGACCAGCGGCCACCACCAGCGGCTGATCGAGATGCGGGTCGATTGCGACCGCGACACGCTGCTCGTCATCGTCGATCAGGCCGGCCCGGCCTGTCACACCAACCGGCGCAGCTGCTTCTACCGCGCAGTGCGGGACGGGGGCGAGGTCGAGATCATGTCGCCGATGGCAGGGGCTTAG